From a single Lolium rigidum isolate FL_2022 chromosome 7, APGP_CSIRO_Lrig_0.1, whole genome shotgun sequence genomic region:
- the LOC124677102 gene encoding uncharacterized protein LOC124677102, which yields MDEKEEETRRLVGVGPTTPVFYKSDTRAREKEKEKLTEGKMERAKAKAERLRSSKAMRKAYYCTESTEEVARPLHERKPVVGYPIPFVLADETAPRRSCNWLRLLPFPRPDPEPIRSAKALKAQYDEFIRWKMPRSQVRAMNHKIVLQCLEWYNSKHPDDEYEPAPGVVTRCSEYNKSLIWTHGNFVARRKDSSCLPFLPAPRTLFFFELVDRDGDGVDEVNACTPIDEPVTEAYTFLGFPLGWGTRRHGGADCVCKTCYRQFHVPHIGLKRTCACGDGKVESVCKMCYLDSDVLHPIRGGFTFGQENFAKLRL from the exons ATGgacgagaaggaggaggagactcGACGCCTCGTCGGAGTCGGTCCAACGACGCCGGTGTTCTATAAATCAGATACGCGTGCtagggagaaggagaaggagaagttgACGGAGGGGAAGATGGAGAGGGCGAAAGCGAAGGCGGAAAGGCTGCGGAGCTCCAAGGCGATGAGGAAGGCCTACTACTGCACCGAATCTACTGAGGAGGTGGCTCGTCCCCTCCATGAACGCAAACCAGTGGTTGGGTACCCCATTCCGTTTGTTCTGGCGGATGAGACGGCGCCTCGCCGCTCATGCAactggctgcggctgctgcccttCCCCCGACCGGATCCCGAGCCCATCCGTTCCGCTAAGGCGTTGAAAGCTCAGTATGACGAGTTCATCAG GTGGAAGATGCCACGCTCGCAAGTCAGAGCTATGAATCACAAGATTGTGCTACAAtgcctcgagtggtacaactccaAGCATCCG GATGATGAGTACGAACCTGCCCCTGGTGTTGTGACCAGATGCAGTGAATATAACAAGTCACTTATATGGACTCATGGCAACTTTGTGGCTCGTCGGAAGGACTCTAGCTGCCTCCCATTCCTGCCTGCTCCACGAACTCTCTTCTTTTTTGAGCTCGTTGATAGAGATGgagacggtgtcgatgaagttaacGCATGCACCCCTATAG ATGAACCAGTTACTGAAGCCTACACTTTCCTTGGTTTCCCTCTTGGGTGGGGTACTCGTCGTCATGGTggag ccGATTGCGTTTGCAAGACATGCTACCGTCAATTTCATGTTCCACATATTGGTCTGAAGAGGACTTGTGCATGTGGAGATGGCAAGGTGGAGAGTGTATGTAAAATGTGCTACCTTGACTCTGATGTGCTGCACCCAATCAGAGGAGGATTCACTTTCGGCCAAGAGAACTTTGCcaagcttcgtttgtag